The Acidobacteriota bacterium region GTCTTCAACCTTACCGGTGAAGCTCGCAAACGGTCCCGATTTGATGCGCACGACCTCGCCAACCTCGTAAGAGAATTTCGGCTTCGGCTTCTCGGTCGCAACCTCAATGTTATGCACGATCTGGTCGACTTCTTCCTGTGTCAGCGGCGTCGGAGTCTTGCCGCCAAGGAAGCCCGTCACTTTCGGGGTCGATTTGATCGCGTGAAAAACGTTGTCCGGAATTCTGCCGCGATCGTCGCATTCGATCTCGACCAGAACGTATCCCGGATAAAACATTCTCGAGGATTCGATGCGCTTGTTGCCGCGCATCTCAACTACCGTTTCTTTCGGAAGCAGTACTTCGGTTATCTGTTCGGCGAGCTCCATATCTCTGATACGTGCTCCGAGGCTTTCCAGAACCTTATTCTCGTGACCCGAATAGGTGTGGATGAAATACCACTGTTTCATTTCGTTATCCTTAAAATCCTGCGATCTTGTTTACCAGCCACGTCAGCCCGGTATCATGGGTCTTATCACCGAGGATATAGATCCACGCCCAGTCGACCAAAAACAGGTAGACGGCGAAGAAGATCACGTTTATGATGACGATGATCACCGTGTTTTTCACGTCTTCCGACGACGGAAAGCTGGTCTTGTCGAGTTCTCCGCGGGTTTTGCGGATAAACTCGCCGACGCCTTCCTTGTTATCGATGGTGTCAACAGCTTCAGACACTTTCTTATCTCCTAAAAAATTGTATGGCAGGGGTACCAGGACTCGAACCCGGACCTAAGGTTTTGGAGACCTCCATGCTAACCATTGACACCATACCCCTAAGACGATTTTGGATTTTGGATTTTTGATTCTGGATTGCCTAAGTCCGAAAGGATTAACAAGAACCCTTATGTAAAGGCCAATCCAAATTCTAGATCCAAAATCCGTCTATTTGTTTTCTCGGTGCACAGTATGGCAACGGCAACGGCGGCAGAACTTCTTGAACTCCAGGCGTCCCGGCGTGTTCTTCTTGTTCTTGGTCGTCACGTAATTGCGTTCTTTGCATTCCGTGCACTGCAAAATTATGTTATCTCTCGGCATAAAACCTACCCACCAAAAATTCCACCATTCCAAATTCCAGATTCCGAAAGTTCTGATCACAGACCTGGAATCTGGAATCTTGGAATTTGGAATTCTAACTATTCAACAATATCGGAAACCGTTCCGGCTCCGACCGTGCGGCCGCCTTCGCGGATGGCGAACCGAAGCCCCTTTTCCATCGCGATCGGCGCGATCAGCTCGATCTCCATCGCAATGTTGTCGCCCGGCATCACCATTTCGACTCCCGTCGGCAAATGCGCGACGCCCGTGACGTCCGTGGTGCGGAAGTAGAACTGTGGCCGGTAGCCCGTAAAGAACGGGGTGTGGCGTCCGCCTTCTTCCTTCGTCAAAACATACGCTTCCGCCTTGAACTTCGTGTGCGGCTTGATCGATCCCGGCTTCGCGATGACCTGTCCGCGCTCGATCTCCTTGCGCTCGACACCGCGGAGCAGCAACCCGACGTTGTCTCCCGCGCGGCCCTCGTCGAGAAGCTTCTTGAACATCTCGACTCCCGTGCAGACCGAATTGCGCGTGTCCTTGATGCCGACGATCTCCACCGGCTCGTTGACCTTGATGATCCCGCGCTCGATTCGTCCCGTCGCCACCGTGCCGCGGCCCTGGATCGTGAAAATGTCTTCCACCGGCATCAGGAACGGCTTGTCCGTGTCGCGCTCCGGCGTCGGAATGTAGTCGTCCACCGCCTGCATCAGCTCGTCGATCGTCGGCTCCCACTTCGGATCGCCTTCGAGCGCCTTGAGCGCCGATCCCTTGATCACCGGAATGTCGTCGCCCGGAAACTCGTAGCTCGAAAGCAACTCGCGCACTTCCAGCTCGACCAACTCCAGCAACTCCTCGTCGTCGACCATGTCCACCTTGTTCATAAAGACGACCATCGCCGGAACTCCGACCTGACGGCCGAGCAGGATGTGCTCGCGCGTCTGCGGCATCGGCCCGTCCGTCGCCGCGACCACCAGGATCGCCCCGTCCATCTGCGCCGCGCCCGTGATCATGTTCTTCACATAGTCGGCGTGTCCCGGACAGTCAACGTGCGCGTAGTGACGGTTCGCCGTCTCATACTCGACGTGCGAGGTCGCGATCGTGATCCCGCGCGCCTTCTCTTCCGGTGCGTTGTCGATCGAATCGAACGAGCGAAACGTCATCTTCGGATTATGCTTGCTCATCACCTTCGTGATCGCCGCCGTCAGCGTCGTCTTACCGTGGTCAACGTGTCCGATCGTTCCGATGTTCACGTGCGGCTTGCTTCTGTCAAATTTCTCTTTACTCATGTTTTATCCGTCTTCTCCAATATGGCCAGTTTTCGTTAACAGAAATAAATCAATGGAGCCCAAGACGAGATTTGAACTCGTGACCTTTTCCTTACCAAGGAAACGCTCTACCCCTGAGCTACTCGGGCTTTCGGACTTTCAAAAAAATGGAGCGGGAGACGAGGCTCGAACTCGCGACCCTCAGCTTGGAAGGCTGATGCTCTACCAACTGAGCTACTCCCGCCTGTGAATTTTAGATTGGTGATTTTGGATTTTGGATTGAGAGAGTTATTCAACCAATCCAAAATCAGAAATCTAAAATCCAAAATCGATCTGGTGCAAGGGGTAGGATTCGAACCTACGTACGACTTTCGCCGGCCGGGTTTACAGCCCGGTGCCATTAACCACTCGACCACCCTTGCCTGTTATCTTCGGTTGCTAATGCCAGCTTTTGGAGGCAGTTAGCAAAAGTGACATATTATCGAAAGAAATCAGAACTTGCAAGTCTTCGGCTAGTCTTTTTTGTCAGGGTTTGGAGACGAGGTCGCGCGCGGGTGGAACTTCTCGTATGTTCTGCGGAGTTGCTGGTCGGTGATGTGGGTGTAGATCTGGGTCGTTGAAATGTCGGCGTGACCAAGCATTTGCTGGACCGATCTGATGTCAGCCGAGTTTTGGACGAGGTGCGTGGCGAACGAATGCCGCAGCGTGTGCGGAGAAATGTCGTCACGCCCGATCTTTTCGCCGCATTCCTTTACAAGTCTGAAAACGTCCTGTCGCGTGACCGGTTTTCCGTGGACCGAGACGAACAGATTCAGGTTCTCAATATCCTCTTTTTTGCGCCGAAAAACGAGATATCTTCGCAGCCATTCGACGGCGACCTTTCCGATCGGGACCTTGCGCGTCTTGCTGCCCTTTCCTTTGCACGTGAGAATGCCCTGATCGAGTTCGACGTCCGCAATTTGAAGCGAGCATAGCTCCGACACGCGCAGGCCGCAGGCATACATCGTCTCGAGGATCGTCCGGTCGCGAAGTCCAATCTCGCCCGAAACATCGGGAATCGCGAGAAGTTCCTCGATCTCTTGCTTGTTCAGGAAGTTCGGAAGGTAGGCGGTCGTGCGCTGCGCTTCAATATCCTCGGCCGGATTCTTCTCGATATGACGGTCGAACTGCAGGAACTTGTAAAATCCGCGGATGGCGCTGATGATGCGATTGACCGATGTCGGAGACAGCTTCTCGCTCGAAAGATCGATCAGAAACTCGCGGAGATCGCGGCGCGTGATCTTCGTCAAATCATATTCGAGTCGATCCGCCCATCGTTCGAGTTTTCTCAGGTCCCGTTCGTAACTCTCGACCGAGTTCTTCGCGAGGCCTTTTTCGACCCGCAAATAGAGCAAATACTCGCCCAACAGATCGCGTTTTCGTGAAGTTGTTTCGGTCATACAATGCGAACGCTCGACTCACCCGCTCATTCAATTTAATCGAATCCTCGGCGATAGTCGAACTGCTCGCAGTTTCCGACAAACTCAACCCAGTTCTTATCAACGTCGAAAGCGCGCTTTGCACGCCAGCGAGCGAGGTTGAAACTCCGAAGGTCGGTTTCGGTCCGTATTTCGCAAAGGCGGCGCCCGAGCTGAGTCTTCATACGAGATTGAATCGAATCAAGCGGTTCTGCGGCGCCGAGCGATGGAAATGATTCAAGCATGAGCGGTATCGCATCGTCACTCAAATTGGAATTGTATTGCACGTCGAACGACCGGCCTTCACGCATCAGCGCGATGTTGGTCCGCACGATGAATTCGTTCGGGTTGATCAAGTGCAGGATTCCGAGGACGCAAAGCGCCGACCACAACGCGCCCCAGGCGAACTGCGAACGCTTTCCGCGAAGGACCGTGATCGCGAACCAGATGAAGACGACCGCGAGCCAGATCATAAACACCATCGGGTAGAAACGGACGGTCGTCAGGCCGTAGCCGA contains the following coding sequences:
- the nusG gene encoding transcription termination/antitermination protein NusG, producing the protein MKQWYFIHTYSGHENKVLESLGARIRDMELAEQITEVLLPKETVVEMRGNKRIESSRMFYPGYVLVEIECDDRGRIPDNVFHAIKSTPKVTGFLGGKTPTPLTQEEVDQIVHNIEVATEKPKPKFSYEVGEVVRIKSGPFASFTGKVEDINEEKTTLKVTVTIFGRSTPVELNFLDVEKVTFAEEE
- the secE gene encoding preprotein translocase subunit SecE, with the protein product MSEAVDTIDNKEGVGEFIRKTRGELDKTSFPSSEDVKNTVIIVIINVIFFAVYLFLVDWAWIYILGDKTHDTGLTWLVNKIAGF
- the rpmG gene encoding 50S ribosomal protein L33 yields the protein MPRDNIILQCTECKERNYVTTKNKKNTPGRLEFKKFCRRCRCHTVHRENK
- the xerD gene encoding site-specific tyrosine recombinase XerD → MTETTSRKRDLLGEYLLYLRVEKGLAKNSVESYERDLRKLERWADRLEYDLTKITRRDLREFLIDLSSEKLSPTSVNRIISAIRGFYKFLQFDRHIEKNPAEDIEAQRTTAYLPNFLNKQEIEELLAIPDVSGEIGLRDRTILETMYACGLRVSELCSLQIADVELDQGILTCKGKGSKTRKVPIGKVAVEWLRRYLVFRRKKEDIENLNLFVSVHGKPVTRQDVFRLVKECGEKIGRDDISPHTLRHSFATHLVQNSADIRSVQQMLGHADISTTQIYTHITDQQLRRTYEKFHPRATSSPNPDKKD
- the tuf gene encoding elongation factor Tu, with amino-acid sequence MSKEKFDRSKPHVNIGTIGHVDHGKTTLTAAITKVMSKHNPKMTFRSFDSIDNAPEEKARGITIATSHVEYETANRHYAHVDCPGHADYVKNMITGAAQMDGAILVVAATDGPMPQTREHILLGRQVGVPAMVVFMNKVDMVDDEELLELVELEVRELLSSYEFPGDDIPVIKGSALKALEGDPKWEPTIDELMQAVDDYIPTPERDTDKPFLMPVEDIFTIQGRGTVATGRIERGIIKVNEPVEIVGIKDTRNSVCTGVEMFKKLLDEGRAGDNVGLLLRGVERKEIERGQVIAKPGSIKPHTKFKAEAYVLTKEEGGRHTPFFTGYRPQFYFRTTDVTGVAHLPTGVEMVMPGDNIAMEIELIAPIAMEKGLRFAIREGGRTVGAGTVSDIVE